One window from the genome of Bacillus tianshenii encodes:
- the dpaA gene encoding dipicolinic acid synthetase subunit A, which yields MLTGMHIVVMGGDARQLEVIKKLAELDATISLVGFEQLDHGFAGAVKKELAEINFSEVDSFILPVPGTNLEGKVDTVFSNEEIILTEDLLKQTPEHCLIFSGISNSYLNEITTNAKRSLIQLFERDDVAIYNSIPTVEGTIMMVIQHTDITIHSSKVLVLGLGRVGMSTARTFHALGAKVKVGARKSEHLARITEMGLEPFHLDELEDHADDADVVINTIPAQVVTASVISKLPAHSLIIDLASKPGGTDFRYAEKRGVKALLAPGLPGIVAPKTAGQIVANVISSLLDEAKQQRKENS from the coding sequence GATTAAAAAACTTGCAGAACTTGATGCTACCATTTCACTTGTTGGCTTTGAACAACTTGATCACGGCTTTGCCGGCGCTGTAAAGAAAGAGTTGGCTGAAATAAATTTCTCTGAAGTAGATAGTTTCATACTGCCTGTTCCTGGTACAAATTTAGAGGGAAAAGTAGACACTGTATTCTCAAATGAAGAAATCATCTTAACGGAAGACTTATTGAAACAAACGCCTGAACATTGTCTGATTTTCTCTGGGATTAGTAATTCCTATTTAAATGAGATTACGACAAATGCAAAAAGAAGCTTAATTCAGTTATTTGAGCGGGATGATGTTGCGATTTATAATTCGATTCCTACAGTTGAAGGAACGATTATGATGGTGATTCAGCATACAGATATCACAATCCACAGCTCAAAAGTCCTCGTATTAGGGCTAGGGCGTGTCGGCATGTCTACGGCTCGCACGTTCCATGCATTAGGCGCCAAAGTAAAGGTAGGTGCGAGAAAGAGCGAGCACCTTGCACGCATTACGGAAATGGGGTTAGAGCCTTTCCATTTAGATGAACTAGAAGACCATGCAGATGATGCGGATGTCGTTATTAATACAATTCCAGCTCAAGTTGTTACCGCCTCTGTTATTTCGAAATTACCTGCCCACAGCTTAATTATTGACCTCGCCTCAAAACCTGGAGGGACTGATTTTCGCTATGCGGAAAAAAGAGGTGTCAAAGCATTGCTTGCACCTGGATTACCAGGAATTGTTGCTCCGAAAACAGCAGGTCAAATTGTAGCAAATGTCATCTCAAGCTTGCTGGATGAGGCGAAGCAACAACGAAAGGAGAACAGCTGA